Proteins encoded together in one Cicer arietinum cultivar CDC Frontier isolate Library 1 chromosome 4, Cicar.CDCFrontier_v2.0, whole genome shotgun sequence window:
- the LOC101509069 gene encoding polyubiquitin-like, whose translation MIVTILRDFEEFYSYFDIEVNDNDSFLNVKQKIQKHRGIPISKQTLFFNGQILQDEDIVVQSALVNHSCITLEVAPPNAITLQLKLPFSSNVFPLEMKPDDTVLQLKDKVFVFSESWWRSVVEVKTGLLRTELNLTTASDTNYPLLDNFLSLKESGISNDSVIYGVIDITILQQGDGDGEKLMVTVIPTSKKGRVKINVEVKGCDNVGELRKRLDEFDNRVLLLPEDRNYLFVYNENLMSEFQSFNWHNVKDGDDIDLFDHFAYLYFLIFEMNLTFLIERQKCVTIEVGFFDSFLEVKEKIEKYESVLVSKQKFMFNGKLLNDKDTVIKSNLTQNSLILVKVVYNKKIPRFNLRVRFPGYCSLAYGVQVYLDETVFQLKKRIHNKFNFIRMNDMFLLFSTYAGNQVLDHQSLHQLRVIRNSYVYVFIKKQKKAPARVQVSPAFRGWGRPMLNLKVVPLANRGRGTIVKVRIASNAKVSELKKAMEYRKSNVLPKRCYLFIHKQYVMWEDESFEWHEVNDGDTIDLFGHVQED comes from the exons ATGATTGTGACTATACTGAGAGATTTTGAAGAGTTTTACTCTTATTTCGACATTGAAGTGAATGACAATGACTCATTCTTGAATGTAAAACAAAAGATACAAAAGCACCGTGGCATTCCCATTTCAAAGCAAACACTCTTCTTCAATGGCCAAATTCTACAAGACGAAGATATCGTCGTCCAAAGCGCTCTCGTTAACCACTCTTGCATAACGTTAGAAGTCGCTCCGCCAAATGCAATCACTCTCCAATTGAAATTGCCGTTTTCTTCCAACGTTTTTCCTTTAGAAATGAAACCTGACGACACCGTTTTGCAGCTGAAGGACAAGGTGTTTGTCTTTTCGGAATCTTGGTGGCGTTCTGTAGTTGAGGTAAAAACAGGATTGTTACGAACGGAATTGAATTTAACAACTGCATCGGATACTAACTATCCTTTACTTGATAATTTTCTGTCACTGAAAGAAAGTGGAATTTCGAATGATTCAGTTATTTATGGGGTAATTGATATAACAATTTTACAACAAGGTGATGGCGACGGTGAGAAATTGATGGTGACGGTGATTCCGACGAGCAAGAAAGGAAGAGTTAAAATAAATGTTGAAGTAAAGGGTTGTGATAATGTTGGTGAGTTGAGGAAGAGACTTGATGAGTTTGATAACAGAGTTCTTTTACTTCCTGAAGATAGGAATTATTTGTTCGTTTACAATGAGAATCTTATGAGTGAGTTTCAGTCATTTAATTGGCATAATGTAAAAGATGGCGATGATATTGATCTCTTTGATCATT ttgcatatttatattttttaatttttgagatgAATTTGACTTTCTTGATAGAGAGACAAAAGTGTGTGACTATTGAAGTGGGTTTCTTTGACTCATTTCTTGAAGTGAAAGAGAAGATAGAAAAGTATGAAAGCGTCCTCGTTTCAAAGCAAAAATTCATGTTCAATGGCAAACTTCTCAACGACAAAGACACCGTCATCAAAAGCAACCTTACTCAAAACTCCCTCATTCTAGTCAAAGTAGTCTATAACAAGAAAATTCCCAGATTCAACCTACGAGTTAGATTCCCCGGATACTGCTCACTCGCTTATGGTGTACAAGTTTATCTAGACGAAACCGTTTTTCAGTTGAAGAAGAGAATTCACAACAAATTCAATTTCATAAGAATGAACGatatgtttttgttgttttcgACTTACGCAg GCAATCAAGTTTTGGATCATCAGTCGTTGCATCAACTTAGAGTTATAAGAAATTCATATGTTTACGTGTTTATCAAGAAACAAAAGAAAGCACCGGCGAGAGTACAAGTGTCGCCAGCATTTAGAGGCTGGGGGAGGCCAATGTTGAATCTGAAGGTGGTTCCACTGGCTAATAGGGGAAGAGGTACAATTGTGAAAGTTCGAATAGCGTCTAATGCTAAGGTGAGTGAATTGAAGAAGGCTATGGAATATCGCAAGAGTAATGTTCTTCCGAAACGTTGTTATCTTTTCATTCATAAACAGTATGTGATGTGGGAAGATGAGTCTTTTGAGTGGCATGAGGTTAATGATGGTGATACAATTGATCTCTTTGGACACGTTCAGGAGGATTAG
- the LOC101507394 gene encoding chaperone protein dnaJ 50, whose amino-acid sequence MDPPPAPIRWRATAIPILAVVLILSTISPSLAIYCDEDDCYDLLGVSQSANSSEIKKAYYKLSLKHHPDKNPDPESRKIFVKIANAYEILKDETTREKYDYAIEHPEEVFYNTAQYYRAYYGHKTDTRAVLVGLLLILSGFQYLNQTTRYNQAVAMVKKTPAYKNRLKALELERSGGVTNKKKSQKNRDRKVEEDEDLSKELDLQITGTERPSIWKLVGVRFILLPYTLGKLLLWSGFWFWTYKVKKCPYSWDDASYLTQRSLGFPDDRWRSIDEATKEDLVLRCLWEKSNMESYITEMRKESKRRR is encoded by the exons ATGGATCCGCCGCCGGCACCAATCCGGTGGCGCGCGACCGCAATCCCAATCCTTGCGGTGGTTCTCATTTTATCAACCATTTCTCCTTCTCTTGCAATCTACTGCGACGAAGACGATTGCTATGATCTTCTTGG GGTTTCTCAGAGCGCTAATTCCTCCGAAATAAAAAAAGCTTACTACAAACTCTCCTTGAAACA TCATCCAGATAAAAATCCTGATCCAGAATCGCGAaagatttttgttaaaattgcCAATGCTTACGAG ATTTTGAAGGATGAGACTACACGAGAAAAATACGATTATGCAATTGAGCATCCGGAGGAG GTGTTTTATAATACTGCACAATACTATCGAGCGTACTATGGTCACAAGACG GATACTCGTGCTGTATTGGTTGGCCTTCTTCTTATTCTTTCTGGTTTCCAATATCTAAATCAAACGACAAGGTATAATCAG GCTGTGGCCATGGTGAAGAAGACACCTGCttataaaaatagattaaagGCGTTGGAGCTTGAGCGCAGTGGTGGGGTTACAAATAAGAAGAAGAGCCAAAAGAATAGGGACAG AAAAGTGGAGGAAGATGAAGACCTCAGCAAAGAACTTGATCTTCAGATAACAGGAACCGAAAGGCCCTCCATATGGAAACTTGTTGGTGTCCGCTTTATTCTTTTACCTTATACTTTAGGAAAG CTGCTGTTATGGTCTGGCTTTTGGTTTTGGACATACAAGGTGAAAAAGTGCCCTTATTCTTGGGATGATGCTTCTTATCTGACACAAAGGTCCCTTGGTTTTCCAGATGATAGATGGAGAAGTATAG ACGAAGCAACAAAGGAAGATCTTGTGCTTAGATGCTTATGGGAAAAATCAAATATGGAGAGCTACATAACAGAGATGCGGAAAGAATCAAAGCGCAGAAGATAG